The following are encoded in a window of Haloarcula laminariae genomic DNA:
- a CDS encoding AAA family ATPase: MNTDTPADHCDAVIDAVSGAVIVDRETLETVLSGFLARGHVLLEDVPGTGKTLTARSLAGALGLSFSRIQFTPDLLPADVTGTYVFDEQSGEFQFRPGPIFGNVVLADEINRASPKTQAALLEAMAEGQVTIEGRTHDLPEPFFVIATQNPIEQDGTFPLPEAQVDRFVVKTSLGYPDAAGERELVDRRAARTDRTPGVEAGSVDPAALRRAPEAVHVADAVRDYVVDLSRATREDARVATGVSPRGTQRLFEAARALAVVRGRDYVTPDHVADVAPAVLGHRLVLTPDARVEDVAKDAVVADLLDDVAVPTVTYTATPAE; this comes from the coding sequence ATGAACACGGACACTCCTGCGGACCACTGCGACGCCGTCATCGACGCCGTCTCCGGCGCCGTCATCGTCGACCGGGAGACGCTCGAAACCGTCCTCTCGGGGTTTCTGGCGCGCGGACACGTCCTCCTGGAGGACGTCCCTGGCACCGGTAAGACGCTGACCGCCCGCTCGCTGGCCGGGGCGCTGGGCCTGTCGTTCTCCCGCATCCAGTTCACGCCGGACCTGCTGCCGGCGGACGTGACCGGGACCTACGTCTTCGACGAGCAGTCGGGGGAGTTCCAGTTCCGGCCCGGCCCCATCTTCGGCAACGTGGTGCTGGCCGACGAGATAAACCGAGCGTCGCCAAAGACACAGGCCGCGCTGCTGGAAGCGATGGCCGAGGGGCAGGTGACAATCGAGGGGCGGACCCACGACCTCCCCGAGCCGTTCTTCGTCATCGCGACGCAGAACCCCATCGAGCAGGACGGCACCTTCCCGCTGCCGGAGGCACAGGTCGACCGGTTCGTGGTGAAGACGAGCCTCGGGTATCCGGACGCGGCCGGCGAGCGCGAACTCGTCGACCGCCGGGCCGCCCGCACGGACCGCACGCCCGGCGTCGAGGCCGGGAGCGTCGACCCGGCCGCGCTCCGGCGGGCGCCCGAGGCCGTCCACGTCGCCGACGCGGTCCGGGACTACGTCGTCGACCTCTCCCGGGCGACCCGCGAGGACGCCCGCGTCGCGACCGGCGTCTCCCCGCGGGGGACCCAGCGGCTGTTCGAGGCGGCCCGGGCGCTCGCGGTCGTCCGCGGTCGCGACTACGTCACGCCCGACCACGTCGCCGACGTCGCGCCGGCCGTCCTCGGACACCGCCTCGTCCTGACGCCGGACGCCCGCGTGGAGGACGTGGCCAAGGACGCGGTCGTCGCGGACCTGCTCGACGACGTGGCGGTGCCGACGGTCACCTATACAGCAACGCCAGCAGAGTGA
- a CDS encoding DUF7519 family protein, with amino-acid sequence MVRVSVAHRPTPLASALALLLCAASTAILAPTLDQRVAVLAALAGTGLVAAGGREFSAPVPQGRLWTALGAALVVGAILRGETLADPRHSIELVPGLVGMALVGLGVRPIRQRFARRFVSAGLAVMIVGVSLAGIFEAAGPLRLLGAAAAAVAAWDAAEHGISLGEQLRTDAGTRTVELVHTGATSAYGAATVAAALLVYDHGATGLPLSGLVLLLAAAVTLLALLYR; translated from the coding sequence GTGGTCCGCGTGAGCGTCGCCCACCGGCCGACGCCGCTGGCCAGCGCGCTCGCCCTCCTGCTCTGTGCCGCCTCGACGGCGATACTCGCGCCGACGCTCGACCAGCGCGTCGCCGTCCTCGCCGCGCTCGCCGGGACCGGCCTCGTCGCCGCCGGCGGCCGGGAGTTCTCGGCGCCGGTGCCACAGGGGCGGCTCTGGACGGCGCTGGGGGCGGCGCTCGTGGTCGGGGCGATACTCCGTGGCGAGACGCTCGCCGACCCCCGCCACAGCATCGAACTGGTGCCCGGCCTCGTCGGGATGGCGCTCGTCGGGCTCGGCGTCCGCCCGATACGGCAGCGATTTGCCCGCCGGTTCGTCTCGGCCGGGCTCGCGGTCATGATAGTCGGCGTGTCGCTGGCCGGTATCTTCGAGGCCGCCGGCCCGCTGCGCCTGCTGGGCGCGGCCGCCGCCGCCGTCGCCGCGTGGGACGCCGCGGAACACGGCATCAGCCTCGGCGAACAGCTCCGGACCGACGCCGGGACCCGTACCGTCGAGCTGGTACACACCGGGGCCACGTCGGCTTACGGCGCCGCCACGGTGGCCGCGGCGCTGCTCGTCTACGACCACGGGGCGACCGGCCTGCCCCTGAGCGGGCTCGTCCTCCTGCTTGCCGCCGCGGTCACTCTGCTGGCGTTGCTGTATAGGTGA
- a CDS encoding DUF58 domain-containing protein, with protein sequence MTVRATGRWRGIVAVALWFVAVGVLTDRPAALLVGVVGAGLAVYPRLSRPPTVELELEREVGEARPARGEPVPVTTRVRNTGDRTLADCRVIDGVPAMLSVAEGSPRHAAVLRPGGTAEFSYAVAAEPGRHQFDPATVVARDITGAHEVETTVAAGTEIQVGDAVPELPVRPDPDGHAGRLVTDEGGSGIEFHSVREYRPGDPIGRIDSKRWARTGELTTVEFREERPTSVCLLVDARAPAYRAAAEDRPNAVAHCLAGAEQLVSALSDTRDAVGLAAFGREPCFRAPGVGPDHEAALWRLLATHPAFDATPPGAVRTGRDGDGEDDLDGQATLLRKRLGTDTQVVVLSPLTDRRIVETIRTLAAAGHTTTVVSPDVTADGSLGQRLARRERTLRLRALRGADIPVVDWDTATPLGAVLLDERRRRWSA encoded by the coding sequence GTGACGGTCCGGGCGACCGGGCGCTGGCGCGGTATCGTCGCCGTCGCGCTGTGGTTCGTCGCCGTCGGCGTCCTGACCGACCGGCCCGCGGCGCTGCTGGTCGGCGTCGTCGGGGCCGGACTGGCGGTCTATCCGCGGCTCTCGCGCCCGCCGACGGTCGAGCTGGAACTGGAGCGGGAGGTAGGCGAGGCCCGACCCGCCCGCGGCGAGCCGGTGCCCGTCACGACCAGGGTGAGAAACACCGGCGACCGGACGCTCGCGGACTGCCGCGTAATCGACGGCGTCCCGGCGATGCTCTCGGTCGCCGAGGGGAGCCCGCGCCACGCCGCCGTGCTCCGGCCGGGCGGGACCGCCGAGTTCAGCTACGCCGTCGCGGCCGAGCCCGGCCGCCACCAGTTCGACCCGGCGACGGTCGTCGCCCGCGACATCACGGGCGCCCACGAGGTCGAGACGACGGTCGCCGCCGGCACCGAGATACAGGTCGGGGACGCCGTCCCCGAGCTCCCCGTCCGGCCGGACCCGGACGGCCACGCGGGCCGGCTGGTCACGGACGAGGGCGGCAGCGGCATCGAGTTCCACTCCGTCCGGGAGTACCGCCCCGGCGACCCGATAGGCCGTATCGACTCGAAGCGGTGGGCCAGGACCGGCGAGCTCACCACCGTCGAGTTCCGCGAGGAGCGCCCCACGTCGGTCTGCCTGCTGGTCGACGCCCGCGCGCCCGCCTACCGGGCCGCGGCCGAGGACCGACCCAACGCGGTCGCCCACTGCCTCGCCGGCGCCGAGCAGCTCGTCTCGGCCCTCTCGGACACCCGGGACGCCGTCGGCCTGGCCGCCTTCGGCCGGGAGCCCTGCTTTCGGGCCCCCGGCGTCGGACCGGACCACGAGGCGGCGCTGTGGCGGCTGCTCGCGACCCACCCGGCCTTCGACGCGACGCCGCCCGGCGCGGTCCGGACGGGTCGGGACGGCGACGGCGAGGACGACCTCGACGGGCAGGCGACGCTGCTGCGGAAGCGGCTCGGGACCGACACGCAGGTCGTCGTCCTCTCGCCGCTCACGGACCGGCGAATCGTCGAGACTATCCGGACCCTCGCGGCGGCCGGTCACACCACGACGGTCGTCAGCCCCGACGTGACTGCCGACGGGAGCCTCGGCCAGCGGCTGGCCCGCCGGGAGCGCACCCTCCGACTGCGCGCTCTACGCGGGGCCGACATCCCGGTCGTCGACTGGGACACGGCGACGCCGCTCGGGGCGGTGCTGCTGGACGAGCGGCGACGGCGGTGGTCCGCGTGA
- a CDS encoding DUF7269 family protein, with translation MRASGRRAAALVGLGVVAVAVALVPGVATLLPVEAVVAFVGNDYFLLGAFGGVALAVLGWMVARRAVGRVEQAAPPDPETVPDAPRPGERVDDLLGRWPWALSAADRGYLRERLRAAAVYGERGGSRSKAAARERVEAGAWTDDSVAARFLATDASGPTVAERLRSALRGDAWTQYAARRTVRALVDGGDGQ, from the coding sequence GTGAGAGCGAGCGGCCGCCGCGCCGCCGCGCTCGTCGGGCTCGGCGTCGTCGCCGTCGCCGTGGCGCTGGTCCCGGGCGTCGCGACGCTGCTGCCCGTCGAGGCGGTCGTCGCGTTCGTCGGCAACGACTACTTCCTGCTCGGGGCTTTCGGCGGGGTCGCGCTGGCCGTCCTCGGCTGGATGGTCGCCCGGCGTGCGGTGGGGCGCGTCGAGCAGGCGGCCCCGCCGGACCCCGAGACCGTCCCCGACGCCCCGCGGCCGGGCGAGCGGGTCGACGACCTGCTCGGCCGGTGGCCGTGGGCACTCTCGGCGGCCGACCGCGGCTACCTGCGCGAGCGGCTCCGGGCCGCGGCCGTCTACGGGGAACGCGGCGGAAGCCGGAGCAAAGCGGCCGCCAGGGAGCGCGTCGAGGCCGGGGCCTGGACCGACGACTCGGTGGCGGCCCGTTTCCTGGCCACCGACGCGAGCGGGCCGACGGTGGCCGAGCGCCTGCGGTCCGCGCTGCGGGGGGACGCCTGGACCCAGTACGCGGCCCGGCGGACCGTCCGGGCGCTGGTCGACGGCGGTGATGGGCAGTGA
- a CDS encoding DUF4129 domain-containing protein: protein MNTERLLSAGMAVVVVAAIGLSASTLAASMSTDPADAVDVQWDALPLGEDDQGGVESAAETVDETFRQGGSGERDGQGDGGDAQRPDPQSGDGASEGREAGESAGDQASQGGDAGGERADSADRSGPEQTGLSDSTGWAGLVPGGLPLWYFLALVPLLAAVILAYRYRDRLRRAGEGDPGDSAAEPLSSAPQNDVERAWAELIERAGVDRPRTRTPRDCARRAVETGFDPAQVDRLRRAFEDVRYGTQPPTDEQARVARETLARLDGGAA, encoded by the coding sequence ATGAACACCGAACGACTACTCTCGGCCGGGATGGCCGTCGTCGTCGTCGCCGCCATCGGGCTCTCGGCGTCGACGCTGGCGGCGTCGATGTCGACTGACCCGGCCGACGCGGTCGACGTCCAGTGGGACGCCCTGCCGCTGGGCGAGGACGACCAGGGCGGGGTAGAGTCGGCGGCGGAGACCGTCGACGAGACCTTCCGCCAGGGCGGGAGCGGGGAGCGCGATGGACAGGGTGACGGCGGGGACGCTCAGCGGCCGGACCCACAGTCCGGTGACGGAGCATCGGAGGGCCGGGAAGCCGGAGAGAGCGCTGGGGACCAGGCCTCCCAGGGCGGGGACGCGGGCGGCGAGCGGGCCGACAGCGCCGATAGGAGCGGTCCCGAACAGACCGGCCTATCGGACTCGACCGGTTGGGCCGGGCTCGTTCCCGGGGGCCTGCCGCTGTGGTACTTCCTGGCGCTCGTCCCCCTGCTCGCGGCCGTAATCCTCGCCTACCGCTACCGTGACCGGCTCCGTCGGGCAGGCGAGGGCGACCCCGGCGACTCCGCGGCCGAGCCGCTGTCGTCGGCCCCGCAAAACGACGTGGAGCGGGCGTGGGCCGAGCTCATCGAGCGGGCCGGCGTCGACCGCCCGCGGACGCGGACGCCGCGGGACTGCGCCCGCCGCGCGGTCGAGACGGGCTTCGACCCGGCGCAGGTCGACCGGCTCCGGCGGGCCTTCGAGGACGTCCGGTACGGGACCCAGCCCCCGACGGACGAACAGGCCCGCGTCGCCCGCGAGACGCTCGCCCGGCTCGACGGTGGGGCCGCGTGA